The proteins below are encoded in one region of Lactuca sativa cultivar Salinas chromosome 3, Lsat_Salinas_v11, whole genome shotgun sequence:
- the LOC111877549 gene encoding cytochrome P450 94B3, whose product METPFSSFIALCSLLSAITYCCLIYNAKLFHKLRCFLLPLLPGDNAPPTYPVIGCLISFYKNRHRLLSWYTDLLSASPTQTVVIRRLGARKTIITANPENVEYMLKTNFINFPKGKPFTDILNDFLGCGIFNVDGELWHAQRKLASHQFSSKSLKEHVETIVKESVKTKLFPLLDSLAGGKAVDLQEVLRRLGFDIVCRLSSGFDPCCLGDEHCFFDEVEILKAFDKAGEISAKREATPISTAWKLKKVLGVGSEKVLKDSVKKIHEFISKIVDERKKNKTESESKDLLSRMIMDGVSEDVIRDMLISFIMAGRDTTSAAMTWLFYALSRHSQVEEKLVNEIGFQFKEDEYEKLKEMKYLQACLCETMRLYPPVAWDSKHAVYDDMLPDGTPVKAGDRVTYFPYGMGRMEKIWGMDRLEFRPDRWYDCKPDENGGTVYLKEVSPFKFPVFHAGPRVCIGKGLANVQMSYVVASIVKRFEIRPVVSGKEAVYLPLLTAHMDGGLKVFIRRRQNGLVPPVKIAR is encoded by the coding sequence ATGGAAACACCATTCTCTTCTTTCATCGCACTATGCTCTCTTCTTTCTGCAATTACGTACTGCTGCTTGATTTACAATGCAAAGTTATTCCATAAACTCCGGTGCTTCCTCCTCCCACTGCTGCCCGGAGATAATGCACCGCCAACTTACCCTGTCATTGGCTGCCTGATTTCCTTCTACAAGAACCGCCACCGTCTGCTGTCGTGGTACACGGATCTACTCTCTGCATCACCAACCCAGACGGTGGTGATACGCCGCCTTGGTGCTCGGAAAACCATCATTACGGCCAACCCAGAAAATGTTGAATACATGCTTAAAACAAATTTCATTAACTTCCCAAAAGGAAAGCCTTTCACTGATATTCTTAATGATTTTCTTGGGTGTGGGATTTTCAATGTCGATGGAGAGCTCTGGCACGCTCAGCGTAAGTTAGCAAGCCACCAATTCTCCTCCAAATCGTTGAAAGAGCATGTGGAAACCATCGTGAAGGAATCTGTAAAAACGAAGCTTTTTCCGTTACTAGATTCTCTGGCCGGCGGTAAGGCGGTGGACTTACAGGAGGTGTTGAGACGGCTGGGGTTTGATATTGTTTGTAGACTCTCATCAGGGTTTGATCCATGTTGTTTGGGAGATGAACATTGTTTCTTCGACGAAGTGGAAATCTTGAAAGCGTTTGACAAGGCGGGGGAGATAAGTGCAAAACGGGAGGCGACACCCATCTCCACCGCTTGGAAGTTAAAGAAAGTGTTGGGTGTTGGGTCCGAGAAAGTCTTAAAAGATTCCGTGAAAAAGATTCATGAATTCATAAGCAAAATAGTTGATGAACGAAAGAAAAACAAAACTGAATCTGAAAGTAAAGATTTATTAAGTAGAATGATAATGGATGGTGTGAGTGAAGACGTTATAAGGGATATGTTAATCAGTTTCATCATGGCCGGAAGAGACACGACGTCGGCGGCGATGACATGGCTTTTTTATGCACTTTCCCGGCATTCCCAGGTAGAAGAAAAGCTTGTAAATGAAATAGGGTTTCAATTCAAAGAAGATGAATATGAAAAACTTAAAGAAATGAAGTATTTACAGGCTTGTCTTTGTGAAACCATGAGGCTATACCCGCCGGTTGCTTGGGACTCGAAGCACGCCGTCTATGACGACATGTTGCCGGACGGGACTCCGGTGAAAGCCGGCGATAGGGTAACGTATTTTCCATACGGAATGGGAAGGATGGAGAAGATATGGGGGATGGACCGGTTGGAGTTTAGACCGGACCGGTGGTACGATTGTAAGCCGGATGAGAATGGAGGGACAGTGTATTTGAAGGAGGTGTCGCCGTTCAAGTTCCCGGTTTTCCATGCCGGTCCAAGGGTTTGTATTGGGAAAGGGCTGGCTAATGTTCAGATGAGTTATGTGGTAGCTTCGATCGTGAAACGGTTCGAGATCAGACCGGTGGTTTCAGGGAAGGAGGCGGTGTATTTGCCGTTATTGACGGCGCATATGGACGGCGGGTTGAAGGTGTTCATACGGAGGAGACAGAATGGACTGGTGCCACCTGTCAAGATAGCAAGATAA